The region TAAGTGGCAAGAGATTAAACGGCTAGTTTGTTCCTTACCAAACAACTCAACAGATCTCTCAGCAATGTATTGGTGAGATGGCCCATGAAAACCATAGCGACGAATGCCATGCTTTTCATAATACTCGTACGGCAATGCGTACAAATATGCCTTTTCAGGCATTGTGTGATGAAAAGAAGTGTCAAAGACTGCTACCTCTTTTGCATCTGGTAAAAGTTTTTTAAAAGCTTTAATTCCAATTAAATTAACTGGATTATGCAAAGGTGACAAAACAGACAACTCATCAATTCTATCCTCAACCTTTTGATCGATCAAAACCGATTTTGTGTATGAACCACCGTGCGAAATGCGGTGACCAACCCCATCAATTTCTGACTTATTATGGATGATACCACTCGTTAAAAGCATTTCGATCACTTCTTGAATTGCACTTGAATGATCGGGAATATCCTTCACAATCTTACTTTTTTCAGCATGTGCACTAAATGAAAATTCACTATTTTTTCCACCAATTCGGTCAATTGAACCACTCGCCAAAACTTCTTCTTCAGGCATCTGATAAAATTTAAATTTGATGGATGAACTCCCTGAATTAATAGATAGAATTTTTTGAGACATAATCGTAAGCCCTCTCTACTCTGCTCTTTTTGTTACTTAATAATTTTTTTGTAAATAGTTGCTAGATCAGCATCTGAAGGAACAACTGGATTTCCAGGAAATGTTCCATCTAACTTAGCTGCTGCCACAATCGTGTCAGTTGCAGCAATCGCTTCTTTTGGATCAATACCAAAGGAAGCCAACGTTGGAGGACAATCCATTTGACGCATCATTGTCTTGATGTGATTTTCCAAACGACGAACTGCTACAGTATCTGCCATTCCATTTGAAGCTAAACCAGCTTTACGAGTTGCAATTGCATATTTGTGCATCGCTAATTTAGAATTTGAAGCGTTATATTCAACAACATACGATAGCAACATTGCATTAGCTAAACCGTGTGGAATATGGAAATTAGCACCCAATTGATGTGCAATTGAGTGACAAATTCCTAGCCCTGCGTTATTAAAGGCTATTCCTGCAGAGCAAGACGCTTCATGTACAATTTTTCGTGCTTCCTCATTTTTACCATGTTTGAAACATTCCACCAAAGTATTAGCAATTACATCAACACTTTTTTCTGCCAATGCATCCGTAATGGTATTGGCATCGACTGCAACTAATGACTCTAAAGCATGTGTTAAAACATCCAACCCTGAATATGCCGTAACACTATTAGGCGCACTCATTACCAATTGTGGATCTAAAAGTGCAATATTCGGTGTTAAGTGGTCATTAATAATCGGAAACTTACGATGATTTTCTGTATCCGAAACAACCGCCGTGTTTGTGACCTCTGAGCCAGTACCACTAGTAGTTGGAATTGCAATAAATTCCTTAATATATGAATTCGTTATCTTCTCTCCAAAGAAACGAATTGCCTTGCCGGTATCAATTGCTGATCCACCACCAATTCCAATCATAACGGTTGGGCAAACTTCAGTAAATTGCTGAACCCCTTCCATAATGTTTGCCAAAGGTGGATCAGGTTTTACATTTGAAAAAATCGCGACTTGATTACTACTATTAATGTTGCTTAAAATTCCGTCCAACGTCGGCGTATTTGGTAAAAATGAATCACATACCATCAATACGTTTTCATTTGAGATGTTCTTAAGCTCGCTTAAACTATCATTACCAGAAAAAATTTTAGTAGGAATTGAAATCTTCTCCATAATTATGCCTCCCATGAACGAAGTGAGAATGCCTCAGGAGAATTTAGACGACGACGTCTTGTAAATGTTTTAGCAGTTGCTGTACCTTCACCAGTCGGTGTGGCAATTGTCAAAGCTGATGCTCCAGCATGCGCGCCGTTTGCACCTACTCCTGTACCAACATACGTTGCACCATTAACAACAAAAATTGATGTATTCATACGGTGTGCTGCTTGATTAATATGTGGTAAGTTCTCTGAATGAATTGAAGCTGTATGATGTAAACCTTGTTCGACCTCAACAGCTGTTGCTAATGCACGGTCAAAGGTTGGGCAGGAAACAACTGGTAAGATTGGCATCAACATTTCCGTTGTTACTAATGGATGATTCTTATGAGCCTCAAGAATAATTAGTTTGGGTGTTCCAGTATAATTAATTCCTGCACTATCAAGAATAAATGTTGCGTCTTTACCAACAAATTTACGGTCCGGAGCACCATTCTTACCAATCGTAATTTGAACTATTTTTTCAATATCATGGGCACTTGTAACCAAGAATGCACCCTCGTTTTGCATTTTAGAAATTAGTTCATCTTTAACGCTTTCCTCAACAACAACTTCTTTTTCTGCTGTACACAAAATATTGTTATCAAAAGATGATGAATCCACAATATTATGTGCGGCTAAATCGATATTAGCAGTTGCATCAACAATTGCAGGTGGGTTACCAGCTCCAGCACCAACCGCCTTCTTACCACTAATCATAGCTTGATGAACAACACCAGGGCCTCCAGTAATTGAAAGCATCGCAATATCAGGATGTTGCATCATCTGTTGAACTGATTCAATTGAAGGTTCTTCGATTGAAACAACCATGTTTCTCATACCAGTTGCCTTAAAAACAAATTCATTTAACTTTTCAATTGTCCATCGTGTGATTTTTTTAGCACCAGGATGCGCACCAAAGTACACAGTGTTACCACCAGCAAGCATCATTAAAGCATTTGCAATAACTGTTTCAGATGGGTTTGTACTTGGTCCTACAGCCCCAATCACTCCAAATGGTGCATATTCATATAATACTAATCCGCCATCACCCGTCTCAGCTTCTGGTTCGAGTATTTCTGTTCCAGGAGTATTGTATAGAGCATTGTTCAATTTAGCGATCTTTGCTTCAACAGTACCCATTCCTGTTTCTTCTTTGATATCTTTAGCCATTTGTTCAATATAAGGCCGGAAACCTTCTTTAATGGCATCTAATACTTGGTTTCGAAAAGCCAATGATTTGTCAACATATATTTCTTGCGCAGCTTTAGCGGCAGCAATCGCTTCGTCAACTGTTTTGAAGATTCCGTTCGTTCCATTATCACTTGAAGCGCTTACAGAATTATCACTATCTTGTAGTTCCTCACTTAAAATTCGGCGGATATCTTGTTCTAACTTATCCATTTCCATCGTTATTTGGTCTCCTTTATAAAAGTTTCAACGGCTTTTTCACAAATTGCTTGATCTTCTTCAATTAATCCACCACTAACGCCAATTGCACCAATGATCTTCCCACCTAATTCGAGTGGAATACCTCCTGGAAATGAAACTAACTTGCCATCAAGCATCGTCTCCATTTGATAAAGAGGTGCACCTGGTTGAATATCTTTACTAATTTCCTTGGTTGGTTCTTTCATTGCAATCGCAGACCAAGCTTTTTTAGGTGCTAACTCAGAACTAACTAAATTAGCATTTGGCATATGGAATAACATTTGTACCACAGTTGCTTCACTCATAATACAAATTGTCACACCAACACCAATTTCGTCTGCTTTTTGAACAGCGGCATCAATTACCTTTTCCATTTTATGTCGATCAAACAAATTTGAATCAACCGAACTATCTTTAGATAAAATGCTTTGTACTATTTGATTAATTTGTTCTTCATTCATCCTAGTTAACCCCCGACTTCCCTTTGTACTGTTTTATTACTTCTTCGGTTATTTGACGCAGATAATCTTCGTAATCTTCAGACCTAGCCATGATATAAAAGAAATCTGACAAACGGTTGATATATCGCTCTAAAACAGGTCGAACTTTCTCAGTCGAAGAAAATCGAACAAATTGACGTTCCGCCCTGCGACATACTGTTCGGCAAATATGCAACTGGGCTCCGGCCAAACTTGATCCTGGTAAAATAAAGCTTTTAACTTTGGGTAGCTTAGCGGTATAGCGATCAATTATTGATTCCAAAAAATGAACATCTTCATCCGTAATCGTCACACTATTCTCTAGGAAAGTATCCGTATTCAAAGTGGCTATTTCACCTTGTAAGAAGAACATTTTATATTCAACCTTCTGCAAAATCGCTTTGTTCTCGGTGCTTATACACATTTTATCGGCAAGGCTTACATTTGCATTTAATTCATCAAAGGTTCCATAAGTTTCAACTCGAAGCGAATCTTTTTTAACCCGCTGACCATCATACAGACTAGTTGAACCCTTATCGCCACCCTTTGTATAAATTGGCATATGAATCCCTCCTAATGATCAAAACTATCAATTATTCCAACAATTGCGCAATCACTGACGTCATGAAAGTCTTCGTTACGATTAGCCTTGCGAGCTCCAGCTCCCCGGACCAGCAAAACATATTCGCCAATTCCTGCTCCCACAGCATCAACAGCTACCTCTTCTGGTCGAACCGTTACTCCTTTGGAATCAACAGCTTGAACGATCATTAGCTTTCTTCCAATTAAAGACTTATCCTTTTGAGTTGAAACTACACTTCCAACTACCTTTGCCATATACAATTTTCATCAGTCCTTACATGAAATTTCAAATTTTTTAAAACGCTAATTTCCTGAGCTTCCTCTGTTAAACGTTGCTGACTTGTAACGACAACCGTAGATTGATCAGGTATGGCAGCTATGTCTCTCCGGGTGATCAGCGAGTGATAAAAAGCAAATACTGGGCTACTTTGATTAACAATGAAGTTGACTGGCCAATCCGTAATCATTTTCATTGGAATAAAGTTAAGTGTTTGCGATCCGATATAAAAATTGAATTTTGTTTCAAAATCAATTCCATATAGTATCCAGTCAATCCAATCATTATCACGTCTTAAAGCATAAAGCTCTGAAACTAATTGAATCGAAACATTGCGCAAATTAATATTGCCATTTGTAATAAAAATCTGTTTATCTGGACTTATAGCACTATTTTGATAAGTGAGATCCTTGGATTGTTGCTTACGACGCTTTAGTATTTCAATAACTTGGGAAACAATCGAATCCATTTATACTCACTCCCTTAACGTTTACTTTTTGATAATCTTACCAATCGTATTCGCATTAACATTGGCAGCGTTTGCCTCGTCTGTATCAATGTGCATCTCTAGTAAGAAGTCTTTTCTTGGACGGCAAATGACATCTTCGAAAATTGTCTTACGCTCTTCAGACTCAATTTCAACTGAAACGGAATCACCAAGTTTTACACCAAAGCGAGCCGCGTCATCCAAACTCATGTGAATATGACGTTTAGCAATGATCACACCTTGTATCTCAACTTCTCCGTCTTTTGTAACAATCTTCACGGTTGGCGTGTTATCCAAATTTCCGGATAAACGAA is a window of Pediococcus claussenii ATCC BAA-344 DNA encoding:
- a CDS encoding acetate/propionate family kinase → MSQKILSINSGSSSIKFKFYQMPEEEVLASGSIDRIGGKNSEFSFSAHAEKSKIVKDIPDHSSAIQEVIEMLLTSGIIHNKSEIDGVGHRISHGGSYTKSVLIDQKVEDRIDELSVLSPLHNPVNLIGIKAFKKLLPDAKEVAVFDTSFHHTMPEKAYLYALPYEYYEKHGIRRYGFHGPSHQYIAERSVELFGKEQTSRLISCHLGNGSSLCAIKDGESINTSMGFTPLAGLVMGTRSGDIDPEILPFIEEEFDMNSHDVREMLNKKSGLLGISGISNDMRDLEEAASKGNKRAQLALDVFVHQIQHYIGAYATDLNGIDMIVFTAGIGQYSPTIRAMVCSQLGYLGVKVDEEKNKTNALSIEADDSKVKIAVIPTDEEIIIARDVMEVAGFSD
- a CDS encoding GlcG/HbpS family heme-binding protein, with amino-acid sequence MNEEQINQIVQSILSKDSSVDSNLFDRHKMEKVIDAAVQKADEIGVGVTICIMSEATVVQMLFHMPNANLVSSELAPKKAWSAIAMKEPTKEISKDIQPGAPLYQMETMLDGKLVSFPGGIPLELGGKIIGAIGVSGGLIEEDQAICEKAVETFIKETK
- a CDS encoding cob(I)yrinic acid a,c-diamide adenosyltransferase, giving the protein MPIYTKGGDKGSTSLYDGQRVKKDSLRVETYGTFDELNANVSLADKMCISTENKAILQKVEYKMFFLQGEIATLNTDTFLENSVTITDEDVHFLESIIDRYTAKLPKVKSFILPGSSLAGAQLHICRTVCRRAERQFVRFSSTEKVRPVLERYINRLSDFFYIMARSEDYEDYLRQITEEVIKQYKGKSGVN
- the pduM gene encoding PduM family microcompartment protein yields the protein MDSIVSQVIEILKRRKQQSKDLTYQNSAISPDKQIFITNGNINLRNVSIQLVSELYALRRDNDWIDWILYGIDFETKFNFYIGSQTLNFIPMKMITDWPVNFIVNQSSPVFAFYHSLITRRDIAAIPDQSTVVVTSQQRLTEEAQEISVLKNLKFHVRTDENCIWQR
- a CDS encoding EutN/CcmL family microcompartment protein; the protein is MAKVVGSVVSTQKDKSLIGRKLMIVQAVDSKGVTVRPEEVAVDAVGAGIGEYVLLVRGAGARKANRNEDFHDVSDCAIVGIIDSFDH
- a CDS encoding aldehyde dehydrogenase family protein, with the translated sequence MDKLEQDIRRILSEELQDSDNSVSASSDNGTNGIFKTVDEAIAAAKAAQEIYVDKSLAFRNQVLDAIKEGFRPYIEQMAKDIKEETGMGTVEAKIAKLNNALYNTPGTEILEPEAETGDGGLVLYEYAPFGVIGAVGPSTNPSETVIANALMMLAGGNTVYFGAHPGAKKITRWTIEKLNEFVFKATGMRNMVVSIEEPSIESVQQMMQHPDIAMLSITGGPGVVHQAMISGKKAVGAGAGNPPAIVDATANIDLAAHNIVDSSSFDNNILCTAEKEVVVEESVKDELISKMQNEGAFLVTSAHDIEKIVQITIGKNGAPDRKFVGKDATFILDSAGINYTGTPKLIILEAHKNHPLVTTEMLMPILPVVSCPTFDRALATAVEVEQGLHHTASIHSENLPHINQAAHRMNTSIFVVNGATYVGTGVGANGAHAGASALTIATPTGEGTATAKTFTRRRRLNSPEAFSLRSWEA
- a CDS encoding 1-propanol dehydrogenase PduQ, which encodes MEKISIPTKIFSGNDSLSELKNISNENVLMVCDSFLPNTPTLDGILSNINSSNQVAIFSNVKPDPPLANIMEGVQQFTEVCPTVMIGIGGGSAIDTGKAIRFFGEKITNSYIKEFIAIPTTSGTGSEVTNTAVVSDTENHRKFPIINDHLTPNIALLDPQLVMSAPNSVTAYSGLDVLTHALESLVAVDANTITDALAEKSVDVIANTLVECFKHGKNEEARKIVHEASCSAGIAFNNAGLGICHSIAHQLGANFHIPHGLANAMLLSYVVEYNASNSKLAMHKYAIATRKAGLASNGMADTVAVRRLENHIKTMMRQMDCPPTLASFGIDPKEAIAATDTIVAAAKLDGTFPGNPVVPSDADLATIYKKIIK